A region of the Burkholderia savannae genome:
TCCCGATGAAGGCGAAGCGAGTTGATAATTTTTTCAGCAATGCCGCCCGGAGTCGCGCATCGGCTCACATAGTTTTCGATTTCATCAGGATTCAAGCCTCGAGGCCTAACCCGTCTCGCCCAGTCGATCACTCCTGCCCATTCATCGAGCCCGTAATCTCCGGCGCACTTCAATATATCTCGATCGCTAACGGCCACCCTCATGAATTCGCAGTACATCAATATGAACGGAAGGCACGTGCCAAGGACGGTAACCGGCTCGACCTGATTCTCGGATCGCACATTCAACGTATTCGCCACGACGGATTTCAATACTTTCCTCGCCGATTCACTCGCGTCGCCGCACGTCGCGCCAAGTGCCTGCCCGCTGGAAATCGTATCCGGCGCGCTTATGATCGCCCGGGCAATCGAGCCCGGCCCACGCGCCGCATCGGACAATCTCGAAAGCGAAACGCCGGCCAGGAACGAGATGACTGTCTGCCCCTCCCTCAACTCGTAATCGGAAATCATCCGGTAATCGATCGGTCGAACGGTGTAAAAGATCACATCGCAATTCTTCATCACCGCATTCACGTCTACAAGACGATCTTCGACTCCCGCCGCCGCACTCGTCGCATGCGATTTTTGAGAACCACGATGTCCGAGCCAAACATTCCCACGGTCGAACCCGATATCGATCAAGCGCGACGCGAGAGCCACTCCCAGGTGCCCCGCACCGACAATTCCGATTCCTTGACTCGTCATCCCATCACCTCCGATAACCTTGGAAAGGTCAATTTGTTCTGTCATTGGGCCAATCGGGAAATCTGAAAACGGCCTGCAGTCACCGTGCCGCGAACGAGCGGATGAACCCTGCGTCCGATGATTAATAGGCCCCGCGATAGCTAGGCATTAGACTCGGACACGTCGTTCGCCGCGCCACGCGCATCGCGGCATCGCGCTCATGAGCAGCAGGCCGAGCCGCCTCGGCGATCGAATCGTCATGGCGTGCCGCGTTTTTCAGGTCTCGCCATCGTTCGTCGCCATCGATCTCTCCCGGCGCAACTCGCATTGCATTGTTTCGATCGATTTCCAACATGGGCGCGCTATCCGGCTGCGGCACGCACCCGCCCCGGTAGCCGTCGAACCGAATCCGCACACTGATCCGCACCGCGCCGACCGGAAGCCCGAACTCGACGCGCCTCGTCGGCGTCTTGCTCGTACCGCGGCGTGACAGCATCGGCATGAGTTGCTATCCTAGTTCACGACCGACCGTCGGTCAATGAAATGTCGATGCCTCTGTCGATACACACCCGAACGACCAGGAATGCAAATTTCGAGCGTATTCGAACCTTTGTTCGATTACGTTTGCACGCCACGTTTCAAGAAGCTTCGGCTGTCCGTTTCGTCAAGCCAACAACATGGGTATTTATCCAGATTCAAGGTGGCACCACCACCCGCATATCGAATGAAATCGAGGATCACATGATCAACCAGCAGCGCTATGCTTTATTCGCACTCTTGCTATCCGGATTCGTAACGATTTTCGATTTATTTGTCGTCAATATCGCGATCGTCAACATTGAAAAGACACTGCATGCAAGCTATGTCGAGTTGACGATGATCATCGTGGCTTATGAGCTATCGTTCGGTCTCTTGCTGATCACCGGAGGAAGGCTGGGTGATCTATGGGGGCGCCGCAGAGCCTATCAGATCGGCATGCTGTGCTTCACGGTGTCGTCGATTCTTTGCGGCCTGGCGCCCCACGCGACGGTTCTGATCGTCGCGCGCTTCTTGCAAGGGCTATCCGCCGCCGTGCTCTTTCCGCAAATCTACGCCAGCATCCGGGCGGATTTTGACGAGGCCGGCGCCCGCCGTGCTTTCGGATACCTGGGAATGACGCTCGGGCTCGCCGCGATGGCGGGGCAGGTTCTGGGCGGCTTGATCATCTCGGCCAATCTGCTGGAGTTGCAATGGAGAGCCATTTTTTTTATCAACCTTCCCATCGGGCTGGCGGCCCTGGCTTTTTCTCGCCATTTACGAAATACGCCCATCGAACAGAAAAGAAGCCTGGATTGGACCGGCGTCGCTCTTTCGAGCCTGGGGATCTCCGTTTCGCTGCTTCCCCTGCTCATGAGCGCCGTCTGGGGATGGAGCTTCAAAAGCTACGTCCTCACGCTGATCGGTCTGGGCACCTTGTATCTATTCATGCAACACGAGATCCGCTACGCACGCAGCGGCCGCGTCCCTCTCATCAACATGAAACTCCTCAGGGAAAGACGATTCATCAAGGGCTCGTCGTTGGTAATGTGCATCTATGCGACCGCGGGTTCATTCACGTTGGTGTTTTCAATTTTTCTTCAGTCCGGGTTGAAGCTAAGCCCGTTTGAAGCGGGAATGACCTATGTTTCAACCAGCATCGGGTTCGCCATTTCATCGCTATTGACGCCCAAGCTAATCGGCCGATCCGGCCCGCAAGTCGTTTCCATTGGCGCGGCCTCCTACGCGGCGAGTTTCGTCGCGCTGATGCTCGCCGTGCGATATTTCCCGATCCTCGAGCTGCCGTGGCTCCTGATGCCGGTATTGTGGACGCTGGGCTTTACCCAAGGCATGGTGATGACCCCTCTTTTGAATATCGTGCTGGCAAACGTGCAGGAAAATTTCGCGGGCATGGCCGCCGGTGTCGTTTCGACCTTGCAGCAGGTGGGCGCGGCATTCGGCGTTACCGCGGTCAGTACGATCCTGCAGATAACGCTGAAAAAAATGTCTCATCTGCAGGAATTTTCTCAACTGCAAAGCGCGTTCGTCTACAGCATGTTTTTCAACGTGGGAGCCGCCGTCGTCGCCAGCTATATCCTGCGGAAGATGTTGAATCAAGCGCAGCGCGCCTGAACGAGATTGCGGCTCGCCGCCCGGGCATGTTGCCGAATATCGGCAAAGCATCCGCCTCGACAAGGTTTTCTGACCGGACGCATCGCCAGATGCTCTCCGTCAACGTGCGAGGAACGTACGATAGAGTATGCGTGACGGATTCTTCGCACTTGCTCGATGCCGACTTCGCGCGCATGCGCCTGCGACACGTTTCCCCAAAGAGAAGCACTCCGGAATTTCGTCGACGCTCGGAACCGGAACGCGACGCCGGCGCATGGCGACCGCCGGGAGGAGCCGGACTTTGCCTTCATGCATTGAATGGGCCGAGGGTCGGTCGATGACAAAAAACGTTGGTGGCATCGAGGACGTAGCCTAGACTTCTGACTTTTGCACGCAAGTTCTGAACCCCACGATGAGATACAAGACAAGCCAGCGGGAGCAGGGAGCGCCCAAAACACCCCGCACCAAGCCAGCCGAGGTACGTCTGGAAGAATTGATGGCGGCGGCCGAGAAGCTATTTTTGGCACAAGGCGTCGAGGCCACCACGATCAACGAAATTGTTGAGTTGGCCGAAGTAGCCAAGGGCACCTTCTATCATTACTTCGCCTCGAAGAACGAACTCCTGGAGGCCATGGGTCAGCGCTACACGGCGCAATACCTCGGCCGCCTGGAAGAGGCCGTTGACGCTTGCGCGGCGGACGACTGGTTAGGTCGGCTGCGCGCATGGATACGGACGAGCATCGAAGCCTACGCAGAAACATTTCGCACGCACGACATCGTCTACATCAACCATCACCACCACGCACGGAACAATCGCGAGAAGAACGCCATTCTCGATCAGCTTCAGGGCATTCTCAGCGGCGGCGCAAAAGCCGGCGTGTGGCGGTTGACGCAACCACGCATCACGGCGCTGCTGATCTATGCGGGCGTTCACGGCGCCACGGACGATGCCATCGCGGCTCGAGAAGCGGATTATTCCGAATTTGCCCGGGCCGTCACCGCCGTTTGCCTGCAGATGGTCGGCGTTGCGGACGAGGCGCAAACGCCCAAGCCGCGCCGTCGGTCGCGGTGATTGCGTCCGTGCGAGCGGCATCGCGGCGATGACGCGAACCCCGACGCGATGATCGCGAATGTGGCGATCCGATTCGAACGGCGCACGCTGAACGTGCATTGAATCGCGTCGGCTCCCTCATGCGAGGGATCGAGTGAAGGCGTCGATCGAAGGCGTCGGGGCGGCCTCGTCGATCGAAGCAGGAAGCCTGGGGCGGCACCGAGCCCCTGCAGAGCCGCACGCCACACCCCGCCTTGCTCGGCACCCGTCAGCGCCGCCTCCAATATCGTCAGGCTCGCGCAGGCGAACATGTCTTGCCGAACCAACGCCGGACAGTTGCCATGCCGCGCAGACCGGAATGTCGCGAGACATCCGGCCGCGGTGATATTGCGCGTCACGGTGATGGCGAGCAAAGCGGCAACTTCGCCATCCGAAAGAAACGGTAAATTCCGCGCGCCGCCCTCCCCCGAGGCTTAAGAGACAGAGTGGTCGGCGCAACCCGCCACAACGAGCCATGGAGCAAAACGGCGCTGCGCGGCTACGCCGGCAAATATCCCGACATGCAACTCGTCGCGTTCGAACAGGATGCCGCAGACGCATCTTTCCTGTTTCGCGTCGGAGAACTCAATACAAGCCGCGTCTCGGCGCCGAGAGCGAACTGGAATGGCGGGGAGTCGATAAGGGAAGAACCGTCAGCCCGCCCTTCGCTGGGTGAGTGAACTTCACTTGGGGACACGGACGAGCGTCGAAGTCGAGCTCGCATTGCACATCGACCGACTCGCGGTCAAATGCAACGGCAACTATTTCTGTCTGAAGCGCAAGTCATGCGCTCGCGGGGCAGCCGCGCCGCAATCGAACTGGAACGCGTTGTCCAGCTCCGACGGTTCGTTTCGCGATGCCGAAAACAAGCGCCACCCGCTTCGACAATGCAGGAATTTACCGAACGCGGTACTCCATCGTTTCGACGCAACCTTACATCCGAAAGCTTATTGACCGACCGACGGTCAACAAGTAATAATTTTCATTACTATCTATAACAAGGAGATGACTGATGGCGTCGATGCAGATCATCGGCCTGCTGACTGAAATCGGTCTAGCGGCGGAACTGCTTCAATCGGCAGAAAGCGACTGGCAATTACGGGCGGACCTGGGCTTGAGTTCCGCCGAAACACTGGAACTGCAAGTGCGGCTGGAGCGGTTGGGATGCACCGGGTTCTCGCTGTGGGACAAGCATGATCACTCGCTCGAGGAGTTGGACAAGCTGATTGCGTCGATCCCCGACCAAGCCTCCTGTCCTCGCGATCGCGTCACGCCGAGCGGTTCGGCTGCCGGGGAAGCGCAATGAACGCGCGCCTCGCTTCCCTGAACCGACGATTGGCCAGCGCCTTGCAGACCGGAGGCGAAACACCCGCCCTGATCGCGGACGGCCGAGTGATCTCGCATCGGGAATTGACGTCGCATGTCGCGATCACCGCCGAGCGGCTCAACGCCCATGGCATCGGCAAGGGCGATCGCGTCGCGCTCCAGTTGCCCAACTCCGCCGACGCGGCCGTGCTGATGCTCGCGACGCTCATGGCAGGCGCGATACCCGTTCCCATCTTGCCGGCCTACCGCGAGCGGGAACTTCGACACATTCTGAAGACCACTCGCCCGCGCGCCATCGCGTTGACCCAGGGCAGCCGCCGCTTCAGCCCGCTTCAGACAGTGGTCGGCCTGCTCTCCGAAGAAGGCCTGGAAGTCGACCTTCTGTTGGCCGACGGCCCTTCCCGCGCCGACGATCGTCCGGAATGGCTGGATCTCCGGCAATTCTGCCTGGCGCCCGCCGACTCGATGCCGCGCGAACTGCGCCCGGTCGACATGCGCGCCGACGACACCGCGATGATGCTGCTGTCCAGCGGTACGACCGGCTTGCCGAAGGCCATCGCAAGACGGAACGCCGGATACGGATACATGATCGCCGAAGGCTGCAAGGTGTTCGAGCTCAGCCGTTCAGCCGTCTATCTGGCCGCCTTGCCGCTCTCGCACGGCTTCGTGATCAACTGTCCGGGCATTCTCGGAACGCTTGCTTGCGGCGGAACAGTGGTCTTGGCGGCGGACGCTTCCGCACAAACCTCTCTGGAGCTCATCGGCGCGCACGGCGTCACTCACACCACGCTGGTCCCCGCGCTCTTGACGCAATGGATGGAGCGCGCGGACGAATCGCGAGCCGGTTCAGGCACGCTGAGGTACGTGCAGGTGGGCGGGTCGCGATTACCCGCCGATCTCGCGGCGCAGGCCGAATCCCGGCTGGGGGTGCGCATCCAGCAGTGCTACGGCATGAGCGAGGGACTGCTTTGCTTCACCCGCTTCACCGATCCCGACGCGATCCGCTTCAACTCCCAGGGGCGCCCGCTTTCGGACGCCGACGAGATCCTCATCGTCAATGATCGGGACGAACCGCTTCCCTACGGCCAATCGGGCGAGTTGCTCACCCGCGGCCCTTACACCATCGAACAGTATTTCAACGATCCGGACGCTTCGCGCCGAGCATTCACGCCGAACGGCTACTACCGCACGGGAGACGTCGCCCATCTCGATGCGGCGGGCAACGTCTATATCGACGGGCGCGTCACGGACACCATCAATCGCGGCGGCGAAAAATTCTGCCCGGAAGAACTCGAGGCGTTGATGAAGCGGCACGCCAAATTGAAGGACGCCGCTTGCGTCGGCATGCCTGACGGCCGCTTCGGCGAGGTTTCCTGCCTGTTCGCCGTCGCACGCGACGGTGAACAGGTGTCGCTCGCGGAACTCCGGAGGCATCTGGAAGCCGCCGGAGTCGCCGCGTTCAAACTGCCGGAACAGTTGGTGCTGATCGACGAGATCCCCAGAAAAGGCATCGGCAAGATCGATCGCGCCGCGTTGCGAGCAAGCACCCGCGCGAACGCACCGGCCGTCGCGGCCGCTTGCCGGACGGGACAAGTATGAGGCGCCTGCAGACCCTTGCCGAAGGGGCGGTGAGATTCAGCGTGGCAGCGACGGCCCCCGTGCGGCACCAACTGGTGGTGTTCCCTCACGCCGGCGGCGGCGTCGACATGTATCGCGCATGGCGCGACTGCCTTCCGGCGCATGTGGATCTGATCGTCATGCAGTATCCGGGACCGACGCGAAGCGACGCGTTCCCGGCCTGGAGCGATCCGCGCGAGGCGATCCGGCGCTGCATGCGAGGGCTCGCCTGCCTGCTGGGCATCGCGCCGATCACCCTTTTCGGCCACAGCATGGGCGCACTGCTCGCCCTGCATGTCGCGTCGGCGCTGACGTCGTCCAGATTCCGCGCGGCGCAGCTCGTCCTTTCATCGCAGATGACGCCGCCCGCGCTGCAGGCAACGCTGCGAACGGCGCAAGACCTCGAGCGCCTCGCGGAAAGCGCGCTCGGCCTGGGTGAAGTGACGGCCCCCGCGAGACTCGATGCAAATCTGCGCGCGGCGGTCGCTTCGGCCGTCGCACGGGATCTGGGTTTGTTGCAACAGCTGGCGAGACTGCCCGTCGGCGACGTTGCGCCGACACGCATCTTCGGCGGCCGGGACGATCCGCTGATCAGCGCCGACGCGCTTGCCGATTGGTCGCGATTTCTGCCGCAAAGCGCGGGGATGGAAGTGTTTCCAGGAGGCCACTTCTATCACCGCGATCAGGTTCAAGCAGTGGTTGACGCCCTCCTGAAGCCGCATCGCGCATCACTCGCGGCGTAGATGCCGCATTTACGCCCATTTCAAACCCGTTACGGGAGAGTCATTATGGATTTCAATCTGTTCAATGCTCAGCCGTTCGCCCCCGATCCCAGCAAGGCGCTGGCCATGTTCCCTCGACTCAAGCGCTATAGCGACGCGCTCGGCAACACCCCGCTGCTGGAAGTCCCGGGGCCGAAGAACGGAGGCCGCATTTTCGCCAAGCTGGAGTCAAAAAATCCGTCGGGCTCCATCAAGGATCGCGTCGCCTTCGGCCTCTTTTGCGACGCGATCAATGCCCACGACTTCAGCCAGGCGCCCCTGAAATTGCTCGATTCGTCGGGCGGAAACATGGCGAAGGCGCTCGCCCATCTGGGTCATCTGTGCGGGCTGACGGTGCAGGTCGTGATACCGGACTCGTCGTCGGAAGAACTGCTCCGATCGCTGGAAGAAAGCCAAGCGATCGTCACGAAAGTGGACCGCAACCATTTCCTGCTCGGGATCATCGCGCGGAGCCAGCAGATCGCCAGCGAAGAACCCGAGTGGACCTTGCTGTCCCAGCATCTGAACCAGGTGAATACCGCGGTGCATCAGCACCATACGGGCGCGGAGATACGCCGCCAACTCGACGGCATGCGCGCGCACGTCTGGGTCGCGGCCGTCGGCACCGGCGGCACGCTCGCAGGCGTATATGCCGCGCTGGCGGAGCAGAACCCCGATGTGCGCGTGATCGGATGCACGCCGCGCGAAATGCCGTTCGGCACGCTGGAGCCGCCCAACGGCCACGCCCGATTCGCGGGCGCAGGCGGCTTGGGCTATGGATTCCGTCAGCCTTTCGTCTCGCTGATTCCCTTCAGCGTGCCTTTCCAGTCGGTGTCGCACGAGGAATCGCTGAAGGCGATGTACGCGTTCTTCGAAGCAACCGGCATCCCGATCGGCGGCTCCTCGGCCGCGAACTGGCTCGTCGCGCGCAGCGTCGCCGAACGGCTGGGGAAGGACGCGAACGTGGTCACCGTGTTCGCGGACGCAGGCAACGATGCCGACCGCGAACGCGGTCGCCAATTGATCGCAATCGAACGACGTGAAACCGGGAGCGCAAGCCATGCCATTGCCTGACAACGACATGATGTCGACCCTCGTCGGCCTCGCCAATCTGGCGCGAACCCGACTCGATGACGGCGCGGGAATGAAAGCCGCGCGCCGGACGATCGCCGAGCGGATCGGCAGCGAAAACATCGTCATCCTTCCGGCGCTCGAGTTGTGCGACATCAAGTTCAAAGCCCAGGCCGACGACCGGCCCAGCGTCGGCGACGTGAACTCGCATACCGACCGGTGGATCGGCGACGACGGCATCGAACTGGGCACGGTGCGCGGCGAAGGATGGAAGATCGCGAGCATCGGGCAAGACGTCATCTCCTACTATCGCGAAACCGCGGAGACGACGCTCGGCAGAATCGAAACGGCGGGCATCTGGAATTCCTCCGCGATCTGGCAGAGCCGTTGGCAATCGCTTTTCGCCACCGGCGTCAGCGGAGCGGTGACCGGCATGTTCGGCGTCCGGCAGCTGTACCAGGAAGTTCCGCGCATGCGCTACAGGTCCTTCGTCTTGCTCATTCCGATCGAAGCCGCCGACGCGTCTTTGCGAGACCGCATCCTGCGCGGATTCGCGGCCGACTGAACCAGGTGCCCCATGCGCAATCAGCTCTGCGAGCGGGATATCGCCGTCATCGGAATGGCCTGCCGTTTTCCCGGCGCGAACGATCCCGACGAGTACTGGCACAACCTGATCAACGGCGTCGAATCCGTGGTCGAGCTCGGCGTTGCGCCGCCCGACAGGCATGCCGTTCCGTTCGCCGCGCCGCTCAACTGCGACGTCCTGTCTTTCGACGCCGCGTTCTTCGGCGTCGGCCATCGCGATGCGGCGTTGATGGACCCGCAGCACCGCTTGTTCCTCGAATGCGCGTGGCATGCGCTGGAAGACAGCGCAACGATGCCCGCGCAGTTGAAAGACGCCGGCCTTTTCGCGGGTTGCAGCAGCTCGTCGTATCTGCACGAACTGCAGCGATCGGAACTGATGGAGAAGTTCCAGCCGTCCGAGTTCGAATTGCAGATCACTAACGATAAGGACTACCTCGCGAGCCGCGCCGCCTGGCACCTCGGCATCGAGGGGCCCGTGCTCGGCGTGCAAGCCGCCTGCGCCACGTCGCTCGTCGCCGTCGCCGAGGCGGTCGAGGCGCTGCGAGCCGGCCGCTGCCGCATCGCGCTGGCGGGCGGCTGCACGGTGCGCCTGCCTCAGCGCGCGCCCTATCGGGCGCAGCAGGGGATGATCTACGCCAAGAACGGCCACTGCATGCCTTTTTCGCGAGACGCAAGCGGCACCGTGTTCGGCAGCGGCGTGGCGCTCGTGGTGCTGAAGCCGCTTTCGGCGGCATTGGCCGACGGGCAGCGCGTGTTGGCGGTGATCAAAGGCTGCGCCGTCAACAACGACGGCGCCGACAAGGTCGGCTTCACCGCGACGAGCGTCTCGGGTCAACGCACGCTCATCGACAAAGCCATGCGAGACGCCGGCCTCGCGCCCGCCGACATACGGGCGATCGAAGCACATGGAACGGGTACGATCGCCGGCGATCCGATCGAGTTCGATGCGCTGAACGCGCTGTTTGTGGCGCAGGGGCCGGCCGGCCACCAATGCGCGTTGGGCTCGGTCAAGGCGAACGTGGGTCATTTGGAAACCTGCGCCGGCATGGCGGGGCTCGTCAAAGCCGTGCTCGAAATCCGTCACGGCTGGATCACGCCGCAGATCCATGTCGGCGAGGTGAATCCGCGCATCGCGCTCGATGGCAGCCCGTTTTACCTACCGCCGGGCGCCGAACCATGGGACGCGGCAGACCCGCGAAGCGCGATCGGCGTGAGCGCCTTCGGCATCGGCGGCACCAACGCACACGTGTTGCTCGCCCGCCCCGGCGCGAGTGATCGCCGCGCGGCGCCGCGTCCACTCCACTATCCGTCGGCCATCCCGGTTTCCGCGCGCAGCGAGGCCGCGTGCCATCGATTGATGCAGACCTACCGGTCGGAACTCTCCGGCTCGCCCGCCGATGCCCTGGCCTGGAGCGCGCAAACGGCCCGTCGGTCGCAGAGATACCGCGGCATGCTGCACGTCGATTCTGCAGGCGCACTGGAGCCGATCGAGAACGTTCGCGACACGGGCCGCCGCGGGCCGCGCGTCGTGTTTCAGTTCCCCGGCCAAGGAAGCCAGTTCGTCGACATGGCCACGGGTCTCGCGCAGTCGAACAACGCCTTCGCCGCGCTTGTGCGTCGACAGGTGAGCCTGCTGCGCGCATGCGCGGACGTCGACGTTTCCTTCCTGCTGAACGCCGGCGGCAAGCCTGCCGGCTTGTCGGATACGGCGACGGCGCAACCGGCGCTGATTGCGGTTCAGATCGCGATGGCGCGCTTGCTGATGCAACATGGCGTCGTCCCCAACGCGGTGATCGGTCACAGCCTGGGCGAGATCGCCGGCGCTTGCATCGCCGGCATGCTGACCGACGAGCAGGCGCTGCTGTTCGCCGCGCAGCGGGGCCGGTCGATGTCCCGGCTTCCCGGCGGCGCGATGCTCGCAGTCGCGTTGAGCGAGCAAGCGTGCAGCGCGTGGCTGTCCGACGAAGTGTCGCTCGCCGCCGTCAACGGCAGCGAGGCCTGCGTGCTTTCCGGCACACCGGCGGCGATCGGCCGGACGGAATCGGCCTTGAAGGCGCGCGGCGTTCGCTGCCGCACGTTGGCGGTGTCCCACGCGTTCCATTCCGTGATGATGGACCCGGCGTTGCCCGAGCTTGCGTCAGTGGCGCCGAC
Encoded here:
- a CDS encoding thioesterase II family protein, producing the protein MRRLQTLAEGAVRFSVAATAPVRHQLVVFPHAGGGVDMYRAWRDCLPAHVDLIVMQYPGPTRSDAFPAWSDPREAIRRCMRGLACLLGIAPITLFGHSMGALLALHVASALTSSRFRAAQLVLSSQMTPPALQATLRTAQDLERLAESALGLGEVTAPARLDANLRAAVASAVARDLGLLQQLARLPVGDVAPTRIFGGRDDPLISADALADWSRFLPQSAGMEVFPGGHFYHRDQVQAVVDALLKPHRASLAA
- a CDS encoding MFS transporter encodes the protein MINQQRYALFALLLSGFVTIFDLFVVNIAIVNIEKTLHASYVELTMIIVAYELSFGLLLITGGRLGDLWGRRRAYQIGMLCFTVSSILCGLAPHATVLIVARFLQGLSAAVLFPQIYASIRADFDEAGARRAFGYLGMTLGLAAMAGQVLGGLIISANLLELQWRAIFFINLPIGLAALAFSRHLRNTPIEQKRSLDWTGVALSSLGISVSLLPLLMSAVWGWSFKSYVLTLIGLGTLYLFMQHEIRYARSGRVPLINMKLLRERRFIKGSSLVMCIYATAGSFTLVFSIFLQSGLKLSPFEAGMTYVSTSIGFAISSLLTPKLIGRSGPQVVSIGAASYAASFVALMLAVRYFPILELPWLLMPVLWTLGFTQGMVMTPLLNIVLANVQENFAGMAAGVVSTLQQVGAAFGVTAVSTILQITLKKMSHLQEFSQLQSAFVYSMFFNVGAAVVASYILRKMLNQAQRA
- a CDS encoding AMP-binding protein, giving the protein MNARLASLNRRLASALQTGGETPALIADGRVISHRELTSHVAITAERLNAHGIGKGDRVALQLPNSADAAVLMLATLMAGAIPVPILPAYRERELRHILKTTRPRAIALTQGSRRFSPLQTVVGLLSEEGLEVDLLLADGPSRADDRPEWLDLRQFCLAPADSMPRELRPVDMRADDTAMMLLSSGTTGLPKAIARRNAGYGYMIAEGCKVFELSRSAVYLAALPLSHGFVINCPGILGTLACGGTVVLAADASAQTSLELIGAHGVTHTTLVPALLTQWMERADESRAGSGTLRYVQVGGSRLPADLAAQAESRLGVRIQQCYGMSEGLLCFTRFTDPDAIRFNSQGRPLSDADEILIVNDRDEPLPYGQSGELLTRGPYTIEQYFNDPDASRRAFTPNGYYRTGDVAHLDAAGNVYIDGRVTDTINRGGEKFCPEELEALMKRHAKLKDAACVGMPDGRFGEVSCLFAVARDGEQVSLAELRRHLEAAGVAAFKLPEQLVLIDEIPRKGIGKIDRAALRASTRANAPAVAAACRTGQV
- a CDS encoding TetR/AcrR family transcriptional regulator, coding for MRYKTSQREQGAPKTPRTKPAEVRLEELMAAAEKLFLAQGVEATTINEIVELAEVAKGTFYHYFASKNELLEAMGQRYTAQYLGRLEEAVDACAADDWLGRLRAWIRTSIEAYAETFRTHDIVYINHHHHARNNREKNAILDQLQGILSGGAKAGVWRLTQPRITALLIYAGVHGATDDAIAAREADYSEFARAVTAVCLQMVGVADEAQTPKPRRRSR
- a CDS encoding type I polyketide synthase translates to MRNQLCERDIAVIGMACRFPGANDPDEYWHNLINGVESVVELGVAPPDRHAVPFAAPLNCDVLSFDAAFFGVGHRDAALMDPQHRLFLECAWHALEDSATMPAQLKDAGLFAGCSSSSYLHELQRSELMEKFQPSEFELQITNDKDYLASRAAWHLGIEGPVLGVQAACATSLVAVAEAVEALRAGRCRIALAGGCTVRLPQRAPYRAQQGMIYAKNGHCMPFSRDASGTVFGSGVALVVLKPLSAALADGQRVLAVIKGCAVNNDGADKVGFTATSVSGQRTLIDKAMRDAGLAPADIRAIEAHGTGTIAGDPIEFDALNALFVAQGPAGHQCALGSVKANVGHLETCAGMAGLVKAVLEIRHGWITPQIHVGEVNPRIALDGSPFYLPPGAEPWDAADPRSAIGVSAFGIGGTNAHVLLARPGASDRRAAPRPLHYPSAIPVSARSEAACHRLMQTYRSELSGSPADALAWSAQTARRSQRYRGMLHVDSAGALEPIENVRDTGRRGPRVVFQFPGQGSQFVDMATGLAQSNNAFAALVRRQVSLLRACADVDVSFLLNAGGKPAGLSDTATAQPALIAVQIAMARLLMQHGVVPNAVIGHSLGEIAGACIAGMLTDEQALLFAAQRGRSMSRLPGGAMLAVALSEQACSAWLSDEVSLAAVNGSEACVLSGTPAAIGRTESALKARGVRCRTLAVSHAFHSVMMDPALPELASVAPTSSAAAPDIRFHSTLLGAELAEGARLDAAYWTRHAREPVRFREALDSLPDRGKTVFVEVGPGATLTALSLSSRPKDASVRTLRSERDETEDGEVWHTALRKLWMAGLDLDWRPSWNEPGENVRLPHYPFDRQRHGAGADMDAETRSARVAAAHPSARRYATLDAAADALWEKATGIAPSAPHQPFSEDGGDSLAAIRLVVLAESELGVEMSLSDFMRTPTPTGLRACLAAAGAANVIDAHSSGKEI
- a CDS encoding pyridoxal-phosphate dependent enzyme, with the translated sequence MDFNLFNAQPFAPDPSKALAMFPRLKRYSDALGNTPLLEVPGPKNGGRIFAKLESKNPSGSIKDRVAFGLFCDAINAHDFSQAPLKLLDSSGGNMAKALAHLGHLCGLTVQVVIPDSSSEELLRSLEESQAIVTKVDRNHFLLGIIARSQQIASEEPEWTLLSQHLNQVNTAVHQHHTGAEIRRQLDGMRAHVWVAAVGTGGTLAGVYAALAEQNPDVRVIGCTPREMPFGTLEPPNGHARFAGAGGLGYGFRQPFVSLIPFSVPFQSVSHEESLKAMYAFFEATGIPIGGSSAANWLVARSVAERLGKDANVVTVFADAGNDADRERGRQLIAIERRETGSASHAIA
- a CDS encoding allene oxide cyclase barrel-like domain-containing protein, producing the protein MPLPDNDMMSTLVGLANLARTRLDDGAGMKAARRTIAERIGSENIVILPALELCDIKFKAQADDRPSVGDVNSHTDRWIGDDGIELGTVRGEGWKIASIGQDVISYYRETAETTLGRIETAGIWNSSAIWQSRWQSLFATGVSGAVTGMFGVRQLYQEVPRMRYRSFVLLIPIEAADASLRDRILRGFAAD
- a CDS encoding pyrroline-5-carboxylate reductase family protein; this translates as MTEQIDLSKVIGGDGMTSQGIGIVGAGHLGVALASRLIDIGFDRGNVWLGHRGSQKSHATSAAAGVEDRLVDVNAVMKNCDVIFYTVRPIDYRMISDYELREGQTVISFLAGVSLSRLSDAARGPGSIARAIISAPDTISSGQALGATCGDASESARKVLKSVVANTLNVRSENQVEPVTVLGTCLPFILMYCEFMRVAVSDRDILKCAGDYGLDEWAGVIDWARRVRPRGLNPDEIENYVSRCATPGGIAEKIINSLRLHRDFARTVREGIEHAQTMLCVQMEKRESIGLGGNV